One genomic window of Phoenix dactylifera cultivar Barhee BC4 unplaced genomic scaffold, palm_55x_up_171113_PBpolish2nd_filt_p 000601F, whole genome shotgun sequence includes the following:
- the LOC103716154 gene encoding serine/threonine-protein kinase RIO1-like encodes MGVHAKEETAVVASAMEGREAGRVEEDELEEGEEEEEEESWSSDSEVGEALDWLDSREGPEGDGTSAAFSLANSRRPNAHGGVLSRPLQPLSNRNQKYTSHIRARPLEEWEGRMNVGMSNTVTTAIRDSVREMAIGRTKNTEKADRATVEQAIDPRTRMVLFKMLNRGVFHDINGCISTGKEANVYHATKADGQELAIKVYKTSVLVFKDRDRYVQGDYRFRHGYCKHNPRKMVKTWAEKEMRNLLRVKAAGIRCPTPLLLRLHVLVMEFIGKSGWAAPRLKDAALSEDKLREGYVEIITIMRTLYQKCKLVHGDLSEYNILYFEGHLYIIDVSQAVDLDHPCALDFLKEDCVHVSDFFKKHGVAVMTVKELFDFVINQSIADEDVDDYLEKVQQKVMERGETVAQDDEIAPTMFVQRLDYVKKCEEDLVQMAMLSRPSFAFEPTAEKIYDQPLLGFVQTRSESARQQQQDATKTETPLKSLEDLQTKCSLEDKATEIDTDEDSSGTNSDEDGSASEPEMKMGPAEKRAARKEHKKKVKEEKREARKTKIPKAEKKRRKKLAKAKCSR; translated from the exons ATGGGGGTTCACGCGAAAGAAGAGACTGCCGTCGTCGCTTCCGCCATGGAAGGCCGAGAGGCAGGACGAGTGGAAGAAGATGAGctagaagaaggagaggaagaggaagaagaggagtcgTGGTCGTCGGATTCGGAGGTGGGAGAGGCTTTGGACTGGCTGGACTCGAGGGAGGGCCCGGAAGGCGATGGCACCTCGGCCGCCTTCTCACTCGCCAACTCCCGGCGTCCCAACGCCCACGGTGGCGTCCTCTCTCGCCCTCTCCAGCCCCTCTCCAACCGCAACCAGAAGTACACCTCCCACATCCGCGCCCGCCCTCTAGAG GAGTGGGAAGGGAGGATGAATGTGGGCATGTCAAACACAGTAACGACTGCAATTAGGGACAGTGTTCGTGAGATGGCCATTGGGAGAACCAAGAATACAGAGAAAGCAGATCGAGCCACCGTCGAGCAG GCTATTGACCCAAGAACTCGCATGGTTTTGTTCAAAATGCTGAATCGTGGAGTCTTTCATGATATCAATGGCTGCATCTCTACTGGGAAAGAA GCAAATGTTTATCATGCGACTAAAGCTGATGGTCAGGAATTGGCAATCAAAGTGTATAAAACTTCTGTTCTTGTTTTTAA AGACAGAGATCGTTATGTACAAGGGGACTACCGTTTCAGACATGGTTACTGCAAGCACAACCCTAGGAAGATGGTGAAGACTTGGGCAGAGAAAGAAATGAGAAATCTTTTGCG GGTAAAAGCAGCAGGAATCAGGTGTCCAACACCGCTACTCTTAAGGCTTCATGTTTTGGTCATGGAATTCATTG GAAAGTCAGGTTGGGCTGCACCACGACTGAAGGATGCTGCTTTGTCTGAAGACAAGTTGCGCGAAGGTTATGTGGAG ATTATTACAATAATGCGGACACTGTACCAAAAGTGTAAATTGGTACATGGAGACCTCAGTGAATACAACATACTCTATTTTGAG GGTCACTTGTACATTATTGATGTTTCGCAAGCAGTAGACCTTGATCATCCTTGTGCACTAGACTTTTTAAAGGAAGACTGTGTTCATGTTTCG GATTTCTTTAAAAAGCATGGAGTTGCTGTAATGACAGTTAAGGAGCTATTTGATTTTGTGATCAATCAATCCATTGCTGATGAAGACGTGGATGACTATCTGGAGAAG GTTCAGCAAAAAGTTATGGAAAGAGGGGAGACAGTTGCTCAGGATGATGAAATTGCACCTACCATGTTTGTCCAG AGATTGGATTATGTAAAGAAGTGCGAGGAGGATCTTGTTCAGATGGCAATGCTCTCACGTCCATCATTTGCTTTTGAGCCAACAGCAGAAAAGATTTATGACCAACCCCTACTAGGATTTGTACAGACTAGAAGTGAAAGTGCCCGACAGCAACAGCAGGACGCAACAAAAACTGAGACCCCCTTGAAATCTTTGGAGGATTTGCAGACAAAGTGTTCTTTGGAGGACAAAGCTACTGAAATAGACACCGATGAGGATAGTTCTGGTACTAACTCTGATGAAGATGGATCTGCATCTGAGCCTGAGATGAAGATGGGTCCTGCAGAGAAGAGAGCTGCTAGGAAAGAACATAAGAAGAAagtgaaagaagagaaaagggagGCTCGCAAGACGAAGATTCCCAAGgctgagaagaagaggaggaagaaattgGCCAAAGCTAAGTGCAGCAGGTAG
- the LOC103716145 gene encoding meiosis-specific protein PAIR2: protein MVVAQRVKEAEITEQDSLLLTRNLLRIAIFNISYIRGLFPEKYFNDKSVPALEMKIKKLMPMDAESRRLIDWMEKGVYDALQKKYLKTLLFCICEHVEGPMIEEYVFSFSYASSNDREVSMNVSRNGSKKNSTTFKNNPSEVTPDQMRSSACKMVRTLVSLMRTLDQMPEERTILMKLLYYDDVTPEDYEPPFFRSCSENEGANSWTKSPLKMEVGNVNSKHFVLALKVKSVLDPCEDENGNFPEDEEVSLGDDSVQEDDSSSSDSEVHPSHADQYIVAPIGERCPCEDNAMVSDDETQDVAHEEEQTARVREWINSRHVNNVDLADILSNFPDISVALTEDIVGRLVKEGLISKAGKDSYTINKEINSTCAVKEEVDMNDIPHTEITPKKVDEDYMYMKALYYALPMDFVTVAKLQSKLDGKVNQSTVRKLIDKMARDGYIKKSGNRRLGKQVIHSESSNKKLLEVKKILESTPMEIEINGQPFEFNAAELPPEHTMKDGSTYGGLHSIGSDLTRTRGRSEPYQSGSMQSGQAAHRKGQELGNTPTSNAQPIASLESGVNGERGKRRTSGGGDGCQSTQDKRLRKASTVREPILQYLKLQKLQA from the exons ATG GTTGTAGCTCAGAGAGTGAAGGAAGCCGAGATCACAGAGCAGGATTCTTTGCTCCTG ACGAGAAATCTGCTTCGCATCGCCATCTTCAACATCAGCTACATCCGAGGCCTCTTCCCAGAGAAATACTTCAACGATAAATCGGTTCCGGCCCTAG AGATGAAGATTAAGAAGTTGATGCCCATGGATGCGGAGTCTCGGAGGTTGATCGACTGGATGGAGAAAG GGGTCTACGACGCGTTGCAGAAGAAGTacctgaagacgcttctcttctGTATCTGCGAACACGTAGAGGGTCCGATGATCGAGGAATACGTTT TTTCCTTTAGCTATGCCAGTTCGAATGATAGGGAAGTATCCATGAATGTGAGTCGCAATGGAAGCAAAAAGAACAGTACGACCTTCAAAAATAACCCATCTGAAGTCACCCCTGATCAAATGAG GAGTTCTGCATGTAAGATGGTTCGGACCCTGGTTTCGCTCATGAGGACTCTTGACCAAATGCCAGAAGAG CGTACCATTTTGATGAAGCTACTTTATTATGATGATGTCACG CCTGAAGACTATGAgcctccatttttcagaagctgCTCTGAAAATGAAGGTGCTAATAGCTGGACTAAAAGTCCACTGAAAATGGAAGTGGGCAATGTCAACAGCAAACACTTCGTATTAGCACTGAAG GTCAAGAGTGTTCTTGACCCATGCGAGGATGAAAATGGTAATTTTCCTGAAGATGAGGAAGTGAGCTTGGGAGATGATTCTGTACAAGAGGACGACTCTTCCTCTTCTGACAGTGAG GTCCATCCATCTCATGCAGACCAGTACATTGTAGCTCCCATTG GTGAAAGATGTCCGTgtgaagataatgccatggttTCTGACG ATGAAACTCAAGATGTTGCTCATGAAGAGGAACAGACAGCTCGAGTGAGGGAATGGATAAATTCTAGACACGTCAATAATGTTGATCTTGCAGACATTCTTTCGAATTTTCCAGACATATCGGTG GCGCTAACTGAAG ATATTGTGGGGAGATTGGTGAAAGAAGGTCTAATTTCCAAAGCTGGAAAGGATAGTTACACTATCAACAAG GAAATCAACTCCACTTGTGCTGTGAAAGAAGAGGTTGACATGAATGACATCCCACACACCGAGATAACTCCCAAGAAAGTTGATGAGGATTACATGTACATGAAG GCTCTATATTATGCTCTTCCCATGGATTTTGTGACAGTAGCAAAACTTCAGAGCAAGCTAGATGGGAAAGTCAACCAGAGCACTGTCCGGAAACTTATTGACAAGATGGCACGGGATGGGTATATCAAAAAATCCGGCAACAGAAGGTTGG GAAAACAAGTCATTCACTCAGAGTCCAGCAACAAGAAACTACTTGAGGTCAAGAAAATATTGGAGAGCACACCCATG GAGATCGAAATCAATGGGCAACCTTTTGAATTCAATGCTGCAGAACTCCCTCCTG AGCACACTATGAAAGATGGGTCGACATATGGTGGCCTCCACTCCATTGGATCTGATCTCACACGCACACGAGGGCGATCTGAACCATATCAGAGTGGATCTATGCAGAGTGGGCAGGCTGCTCACAGGAAGGGTCAGGAGCTAGGGAACACTCCCACAAGCAATGCTCAG CCAATTGCTTCTCTAGAGAGCGGAGTGAATGGTGAGAGAGGCAAACGTAGGACCTCAGGTGGTGGTGATGGCTGCCAATCTACCCAAGACAAACGGCTGAGGAAGGCCAGCACA GTGAGGGAGCCTATTCTTCAGTATCTGAAGCTCCAGAAATTACAAGCATAG